The Bombus huntii isolate Logan2020A chromosome 1, iyBomHunt1.1, whole genome shotgun sequence genome contains a region encoding:
- the LOC126865568 gene encoding survival motor neuron protein-like isoform X2: MADDMNVLFIRGNGNDTDTANDNVWDDSALIEAYDKAINLAKEEVIKRMGMDVGNSQPKENLQNLKQPKHASKLHKKWIIGAPCRAIYSEDGEIYEAIISKIYENNGTCVVKFVGYGNTEKVELSSLLESEGLQSQIAQQKKALEEKFNEENDETCETNFSTNVNSKKYNVEKMDCAHHFISGPSFNSMTDIMPPAPPLPP, translated from the exons atggcagatgatatgaatgttctttttatacgaggaaatggaaac GATACAGACACAGCCAATGATAATGTTTGGGACGATAGTGCATTAATAGAAGCATATGATAAAGCAATAAATTTagcaaaagaagaagttaTCAAGCGAATGGGAATGGATGTTGGAAATTCTCAACCGAAAGAAAACCTACAAAATCTTAAGCAGCCTAAACACGCAAGTAAATTACACAAG AAATGGATCATAGGAGCACCTTGTCGTGCAATATACTCAGAGGATGGAGAAATTTATGAagctataatatcaaaaatttacgaaaacaatggcacgtgtgttgtaaaatttgtag GCTATGGTAATACAGAGAAAGTCGAGTTGAGTTCTCTTTTAGAATCAGAAGGTTTGCAAAGTCAAATAGCACAACAAAAGAAAGCTTTGGAAGAGAAATTCAATGAAGAGAACGACGAGACTTGTGAgactaatttttctacaaatgtaaattcgaaaaaatataatgtagaaaaaatggattgtgCACATCACTTCATATCGGGACCATCTTTCAATTCGATGACTGATATAATGCCACCTGCACCTCCTTTACCACCATAA
- the LOC126865568 gene encoding survival motor neuron protein-like isoform X1, translated as MADDMNVLFIRGNGNVCMDTDTANDNVWDDSALIEAYDKAINLAKEEVIKRMGMDVGNSQPKENLQNLKQPKHASKLHKKWIIGAPCRAIYSEDGEIYEAIISKIYENNGTCVVKFVGYGNTEKVELSSLLESEGLQSQIAQQKKALEEKFNEENDETCETNFSTNVNSKKYNVEKMDCAHHFISGPSFNSMTDIMPPAPPLPP; from the exons atggcagatgatatgaatgttctttttatacgaggaaatggaaacgtatgtatg GATACAGACACAGCCAATGATAATGTTTGGGACGATAGTGCATTAATAGAAGCATATGATAAAGCAATAAATTTagcaaaagaagaagttaTCAAGCGAATGGGAATGGATGTTGGAAATTCTCAACCGAAAGAAAACCTACAAAATCTTAAGCAGCCTAAACACGCAAGTAAATTACACAAG AAATGGATCATAGGAGCACCTTGTCGTGCAATATACTCAGAGGATGGAGAAATTTATGAagctataatatcaaaaatttacgaaaacaatggcacgtgtgttgtaaaatttgtag GCTATGGTAATACAGAGAAAGTCGAGTTGAGTTCTCTTTTAGAATCAGAAGGTTTGCAAAGTCAAATAGCACAACAAAAGAAAGCTTTGGAAGAGAAATTCAATGAAGAGAACGACGAGACTTGTGAgactaatttttctacaaatgtaaattcgaaaaaatataatgtagaaaaaatggattgtgCACATCACTTCATATCGGGACCATCTTTCAATTCGATGACTGATATAATGCCACCTGCACCTCCTTTACCACCATAA
- the LOC126865568 gene encoding survival motor neuron protein-like isoform X3, translating into MIQDQQNDQYDTDTANDNVWDDSALIEAYDKAINLAKEEVIKRMGMDVGNSQPKENLQNLKQPKHASKLHKKWIIGAPCRAIYSEDGEIYEAIISKIYENNGTCVVKFVGYGNTEKVELSSLLESEGLQSQIAQQKKALEEKFNEENDETCETNFSTNVNSKKYNVEKMDCAHHFISGPSFNSMTDIMPPAPPLPP; encoded by the exons GATACAGACACAGCCAATGATAATGTTTGGGACGATAGTGCATTAATAGAAGCATATGATAAAGCAATAAATTTagcaaaagaagaagttaTCAAGCGAATGGGAATGGATGTTGGAAATTCTCAACCGAAAGAAAACCTACAAAATCTTAAGCAGCCTAAACACGCAAGTAAATTACACAAG AAATGGATCATAGGAGCACCTTGTCGTGCAATATACTCAGAGGATGGAGAAATTTATGAagctataatatcaaaaatttacgaaaacaatggcacgtgtgttgtaaaatttgtag GCTATGGTAATACAGAGAAAGTCGAGTTGAGTTCTCTTTTAGAATCAGAAGGTTTGCAAAGTCAAATAGCACAACAAAAGAAAGCTTTGGAAGAGAAATTCAATGAAGAGAACGACGAGACTTGTGAgactaatttttctacaaatgtaaattcgaaaaaatataatgtagaaaaaatggattgtgCACATCACTTCATATCGGGACCATCTTTCAATTCGATGACTGATATAATGCCACCTGCACCTCCTTTACCACCATAA
- the LOC126865568 gene encoding survival motor neuron protein-like isoform X4 translates to MYGNGNDTDTANDNVWDDSALIEAYDKAINLAKEEVIKRMGMDVGNSQPKENLQNLKQPKHASKLHKKWIIGAPCRAIYSEDGEIYEAIISKIYENNGTCVVKFVGYGNTEKVELSSLLESEGLQSQIAQQKKALEEKFNEENDETCETNFSTNVNSKKYNVEKMDCAHHFISGPSFNSMTDIMPPAPPLPP, encoded by the exons atgtatggtaatggaaac GATACAGACACAGCCAATGATAATGTTTGGGACGATAGTGCATTAATAGAAGCATATGATAAAGCAATAAATTTagcaaaagaagaagttaTCAAGCGAATGGGAATGGATGTTGGAAATTCTCAACCGAAAGAAAACCTACAAAATCTTAAGCAGCCTAAACACGCAAGTAAATTACACAAG AAATGGATCATAGGAGCACCTTGTCGTGCAATATACTCAGAGGATGGAGAAATTTATGAagctataatatcaaaaatttacgaaaacaatggcacgtgtgttgtaaaatttgtag GCTATGGTAATACAGAGAAAGTCGAGTTGAGTTCTCTTTTAGAATCAGAAGGTTTGCAAAGTCAAATAGCACAACAAAAGAAAGCTTTGGAAGAGAAATTCAATGAAGAGAACGACGAGACTTGTGAgactaatttttctacaaatgtaaattcgaaaaaatataatgtagaaaaaatggattgtgCACATCACTTCATATCGGGACCATCTTTCAATTCGATGACTGATATAATGCCACCTGCACCTCCTTTACCACCATAA